The stretch of DNA TCTCCACCGGCTCCATGATGGCGCGCGTCAGCGCCGGCGGCGGCGAGTTCTCGCCACGGATCTCCAGCGTCTCCACCTTCACTGCCGGATCGTCGATGGCCTTCACCAGCGCCTGGCGCACCGTCTCCTGCGTCACGCCGGGGAAGATGCGGCAGTTGATGTTGGCGCGTGCGCGTTGCGGCAGCGCGTTGGTGGCGTGACCTGCGTCCAACATGGTGGCCACGCAGGTGGTATGCAGCATCGCGCCCCAGCTTGGGCTAGCGTTGGACACCGTGGACACGGCTTTTTCATCGCTGGGATTTTTCGCCACCGTCAGCATCGCATCGGCCACTTCTTTATGACCAGCGGCCAGCTCGATCTTCGCCATCGCATTCAGATAGCCCTTACTGCCGTCGGTCAGCTGGATCGGGAATTCATAGCCCTGGATTTTCTCCAGCGCGCCGGCCAGATGATAGATGGCGTTGTCCTTGACCGGACGCGAACTGTGGCCGCCGCGGTTGATCACTTCCAGCCGATAGTTCTGCGCCACCTTCTCGCCCGCCTGCACCGTCATCGACACGCGCTTGCCGGCCGCATTCAGTTCGCCGCCCGCACCTTCGTTCAGCGCGTAGGCCGCGTCGATCAGCTCACGGCGATTCTTGGTCAGCCACTCGGCGCCGTTGAAAGCGCCGGCTGTCTCTTCGCCGCAGGTCAGCGCCATCTTCAGCGTGTGGCGTGGCTTGTACCCTTCCTGCTTGAAGCGTACCAGCGAATCGGCCCAGATGGCCGCCTGCGCCTTGTCGTCCAGCGCGCCGCGCGCGTAGAACTTGCCGTCTTCTTCCACCAGCGTGAACGGATCGCGTACCCAGTCTTCGCGCTTGGCTTCCACCACGTCGATGTGCGCCAGCAGCAGGATCGCTTTCGCTTTCGGATCGCGGCCCGGCAGAATCGCCACCAGACCGCCCTCCTTCGGATGTGCAGGATCGGCATACAGATGCAGATCCGCATCCGGGAAACCCGCCGTCTTCAACCGTGCTGCGATGCGCTCGGCGGCCAGCGTGCAGCTACCGGCAGACAACGTAGTATTGGT from Duganella dendranthematis encodes:
- a CDS encoding M20/M25/M40 family metallo-hydrolase codes for the protein MKSRFVLGAVSAMLACVQSAYAVQAADPTEPQFRALYKELVETNTTLSAGSCTLAAERIAARLKTAGFPDADLHLYADPAHPKEGGLVAILPGRDPKAKAILLLAHIDVVEAKREDWVRDPFTLVEEDGKFYARGALDDKAQAAIWADSLVRFKQEGYKPRHTLKMALTCGEETAGAFNGAEWLTKNRRELIDAAYALNEGAGGELNAAGKRVSMTVQAGEKVAQNYRLEVINRGGHSSRPVKDNAIYHLAGALEKIQGYEFPIQLTDGSKGYLNAMAKIELAAGHKEVADAMLTVAKNPSDEKAVSTVSNASPSWGAMLHTTCVATMLDAGHATNALPQRARANINCRIFPGVTQETVRQALVKAIDDPAVKVETLEIRGENSPPPALTRAIMEPVEKMTAKLWPGVPVMPILQSGATDGQFLNAAGIPTYGISGIFLTPDLGNIHGLNEYIGVQSLMEGRVFLHELVKVYAEQN